Proteins from a single region of Nocardioides anomalus:
- a CDS encoding glycosyltransferase family 2 protein codes for MTGPCAVCLDHDPPPPVAPHVTVAVLHYEQHADLARTLRCLRRQSLAPVQVIVSDDGSAVAPRVPDDVLLLRQPDRGFRAALARNRALAAATGDVVAFLDADTSPEPGYLAALADAVRREPDALAVGRRRYTTFPDDAPDDPLAGAVERSLDEPAWLADGWAAIQEPGAGDDGSFRFVIAATLAGSTAWLRRVGGFDETFSAYGGEDWDLAHRWWLLGGGLRHVADAVAWHHGPHAGEEPRTWDDRLEATDRALGETLGIAARIHAAPAAFRGLRGARTAPPRVVLTHDDALSDRELVVTVDAALAGLPLLGVLTDRRVLLDLGDPRVRTDPALLTSAAVQVHAHRGTMGEAWPALLDGTVRSGADTLRWLDADGQSLVSTSDLRRVRRSHLGLRTAVEATSPLPPGLGAVGEASLAAWLGGWAR; via the coding sequence GTGACCGGTCCGTGCGCCGTCTGCCTGGACCACGACCCGCCGCCCCCGGTGGCGCCCCACGTCACCGTCGCCGTCCTGCACTACGAGCAGCACGCCGACCTGGCCCGGACGCTGCGCTGCCTGCGCCGCCAGAGCCTGGCGCCGGTCCAGGTCATCGTGAGCGACGACGGGTCCGCGGTCGCCCCCCGGGTCCCGGACGACGTGCTGCTCCTGCGCCAGCCCGACCGGGGCTTCCGCGCGGCCCTGGCCCGCAACCGCGCGCTGGCCGCGGCCACCGGTGACGTGGTCGCCTTCCTCGACGCCGACACCTCGCCCGAGCCCGGCTACCTCGCCGCCCTGGCCGACGCGGTGCGCCGCGAGCCGGACGCGCTGGCCGTCGGCCGGCGCCGCTACACGACGTTCCCCGACGACGCTCCCGACGACCCCCTCGCCGGCGCCGTGGAGCGCAGCCTCGACGAGCCGGCCTGGCTCGCCGACGGCTGGGCCGCCATCCAGGAGCCCGGCGCGGGTGACGACGGCTCCTTCCGCTTCGTCATCGCCGCGACCCTCGCCGGCTCGACCGCCTGGCTGCGCCGGGTGGGCGGCTTCGACGAGACCTTCTCGGCGTACGGCGGGGAGGACTGGGACCTGGCCCACCGCTGGTGGCTCCTCGGCGGCGGACTGCGCCACGTCGCCGACGCCGTCGCCTGGCACCACGGCCCGCACGCCGGCGAGGAGCCGCGCACCTGGGACGACCGCCTGGAGGCGACCGACCGCGCCCTCGGCGAGACCCTCGGCATCGCCGCCCGCATCCACGCCGCACCCGCCGCCTTCCGCGGCCTGCGCGGCGCCCGCACCGCGCCGCCGCGGGTCGTGCTCACCCACGACGATGCCCTCTCGGACCGCGAGCTGGTCGTCACCGTCGACGCGGCCCTGGCCGGCCTCCCGCTGCTCGGGGTGCTCACCGACCGCCGGGTGCTGCTCGACCTCGGCGACCCGCGCGTCCGCACCGATCCGGCCCTGCTGACCTCGGCCGCGGTCCAGGTCCACGCCCACCGCGGGACCATGGGCGAGGCATGGCCGGCCCTGCTCGACGGCACCGTCCGCAGCGGCGCCGACACGCTCCGGTGGCTCGACGCCGACGGCCAGTCCCTCGTCAGCACCTCGGACCTGCGCCGCGTGCGCCGCTCCCACCTCGGCCTCCGCACCGCCGTCGAGGCGACCTCCCCGCTGCCGCCGGGGCTGGGCGCGGTCGGCGAGGCGTCGCTGGCGGCCTGGCTCGGCGGCTGGGCGCGCTAG
- a CDS encoding WcbI family polysaccharide biosynthesis putative acetyltransferase, translating into MSGPAAPALDPLRRVHYAHFYGEPDRSDRPGPAPDGSVVVVGNCQAESLRLLLDPHGRRSVRIPPVFELEPDDVGRLHALLARATTLVVQPIHAGYRGMALGTDQLAAHLPAGGRTVVVPSVRHNALHPAHVVQHPPPGTDPLPVVPYHDLRVVHAALHGGDPVRPVREDGVREVAAASLAELVRREAGTTVAVSDVLRDPHPDQMRTVNHPGNPVLLALAGRAAAAAGLPAPVDPGRPLLASVRAPVEAAVAATWGFARAPEHDHWWLDGVPVVAAEVTEAHLEWYAAHPAETRAVWARHERQAGRLGLAR; encoded by the coding sequence GTGAGCGGCCCGGCCGCGCCGGCGCTCGACCCCCTGCGCCGCGTCCACTACGCGCACTTCTACGGCGAGCCCGACAGGTCCGACCGGCCCGGACCGGCGCCCGACGGCTCGGTGGTCGTGGTGGGCAACTGCCAGGCCGAGTCGCTGCGCCTGCTGCTCGACCCGCACGGCCGGCGCAGCGTGCGGATCCCCCCTGTCTTCGAGCTCGAGCCGGACGACGTCGGGCGCCTGCACGCGCTGCTCGCCCGCGCCACCACGCTGGTGGTGCAGCCCATCCACGCCGGCTACCGCGGGATGGCCCTGGGCACCGACCAGCTCGCCGCGCACCTGCCCGCCGGCGGCCGGACCGTCGTCGTGCCGTCGGTCCGGCACAACGCGCTGCACCCGGCGCACGTCGTCCAGCACCCGCCGCCGGGCACCGACCCGCTGCCGGTCGTGCCGTACCACGACCTGCGCGTCGTGCACGCCGCCCTGCACGGCGGCGACCCGGTGCGGCCGGTGCGCGAGGACGGGGTGCGGGAGGTGGCCGCGGCGTCGCTGGCCGAGCTGGTCCGGCGCGAGGCGGGGACGACCGTGGCGGTCTCGGACGTGCTGCGCGACCCCCACCCCGACCAGATGCGCACCGTGAACCACCCCGGCAACCCGGTCCTCCTGGCCCTGGCCGGTCGCGCCGCGGCGGCCGCGGGCCTGCCCGCGCCGGTCGACCCAGGCCGCCCGCTGCTGGCCTCGGTGCGCGCTCCGGTCGAGGCGGCGGTCGCCGCCACGTGGGGGTTCGCGCGCGCTCCGGAGCACGACCACTGGTGGCTCGACGGGGTGCCGGTCGTCGCGGCCGAGGTGACGGAGGCCCACCTGGAGTGGTATGCCGCGCACCCGGCTGAGACCCGCGCCGTCTGGGCCCGCCACGAGCGCCAGGCCGGCCGGCTGGGGCTCGCCCGATGA
- a CDS encoding glycosyltransferase family protein yields the protein MSRERLDVVAVPAGHPYVEHLLPAGGGPAGFAFRPDPDPDDPSRPATGRWWPPVALGPAWLAAQDCDVLHVHFGFDATPADQLAELLDVAEDRGIGVVVTVHDLHSPHQEDPREHLAKLDVLVPHADAVLTLTAGAAARIAARWGRVAQVVAHPHLVDLDAMTRLRAARRERVPTTVGVEIKALRTNTDPDLLPRLETACGELGLGLRVGVHRELAQRSDERSRATTRWLVAATRRGVDVQWHDRFPDDELWRWLADLDVAVLPYRFGTHSGWLEACHDVGTPVVAPAVGCYGDQGAAALFALDDTGSLTDALRRAVGRAGPAGLAGLDAPARRRQRERLAAEHDRTYRTVAAAARAQAERRQRSA from the coding sequence GTGTCGCGTGAGCGTCTGGACGTCGTGGCGGTCCCTGCCGGCCATCCGTACGTCGAGCACCTGCTCCCGGCGGGCGGCGGGCCGGCCGGCTTCGCGTTCCGGCCCGATCCGGACCCCGACGACCCCTCGCGCCCGGCGACCGGCCGCTGGTGGCCGCCGGTGGCGCTCGGTCCCGCCTGGCTGGCCGCGCAGGACTGCGACGTGCTGCACGTGCACTTCGGCTTCGACGCGACGCCCGCGGACCAGCTCGCCGAGCTGCTGGACGTCGCGGAGGACCGCGGGATCGGCGTGGTCGTCACCGTCCACGACCTGCACAGCCCGCACCAGGAGGACCCGCGCGAGCACCTGGCCAAGCTGGACGTGCTCGTCCCGCACGCCGACGCGGTGCTGACCCTGACGGCCGGGGCCGCGGCGCGCATCGCCGCCCGCTGGGGCCGGGTCGCGCAGGTCGTCGCGCACCCGCACCTGGTGGACCTCGACGCGATGACCCGCCTGCGCGCCGCGCGTCGGGAGCGGGTGCCGACGACCGTCGGCGTCGAGATCAAGGCGCTGCGCACCAACACCGACCCCGACCTGCTCCCTCGGCTGGAGACCGCGTGCGGGGAGCTGGGGCTGGGGCTGCGCGTCGGCGTCCACCGCGAGCTGGCCCAGCGCAGCGACGAGCGGTCCCGGGCGACGACCCGGTGGCTCGTGGCGGCGACCCGCCGCGGGGTCGACGTGCAGTGGCACGACCGCTTCCCCGACGACGAGCTCTGGCGCTGGCTGGCCGACCTGGACGTGGCCGTGCTGCCGTACCGCTTCGGCACCCACTCGGGCTGGCTCGAGGCCTGCCACGACGTGGGCACGCCGGTGGTCGCGCCCGCGGTCGGCTGCTACGGCGACCAGGGTGCGGCGGCCCTGTTCGCGCTCGACGACACCGGCTCGCTGACCGACGCGCTGCGCCGCGCGGTCGGGCGCGCCGGGCCCGCCGGGCTCGCCGGGCTCGACGCACCGGCTCGGCGGCGCCAGCGCGAGCGGCTGGCCGCCGAGCACGACCGCACCTACCGCACGGTGGCCGCGGCCGCCCGGGCGCAGGCCGAGCGACGGCAGCGCTCGGCGTGA
- a CDS encoding DJ-1/PfpI family protein has protein sequence MRAAFVLYPGFTALDLVGPFEVLTFVPGVTTLLVSEHGGPVTSEAPQLALADSLPLDEVPAPDLVLVPGGPGQADQMDDGPLHAWLRAADRSATWMTSVCTGSLILAAAGLLEGRRATTHWLAADQLARYGATHSDERVVVDGKYVTGAGVSAGIDLALRLTEQIAGPDAAQLRQLSIEYAPEPPYAAGSPHTAPPHVVQTLLDRKDASLSGGAA, from the coding sequence GTGCGCGCGGCATTCGTCCTGTACCCCGGCTTCACCGCCCTGGACCTCGTGGGCCCGTTCGAGGTGCTCACGTTCGTCCCCGGCGTGACCACGCTGCTCGTCTCCGAGCACGGCGGCCCGGTCACCAGCGAGGCGCCGCAGCTGGCTCTCGCGGACTCGCTCCCGCTGGACGAGGTGCCCGCCCCGGACCTCGTCCTGGTGCCGGGCGGTCCCGGTCAGGCCGACCAGATGGACGACGGGCCGCTGCACGCCTGGCTGCGCGCCGCCGACCGCAGCGCCACCTGGATGACGTCGGTGTGCACCGGCTCGCTCATCCTGGCCGCCGCCGGGTTGCTGGAGGGCCGCCGGGCCACGACCCACTGGCTGGCCGCCGACCAGCTGGCCCGCTACGGCGCCACTCACAGCGACGAGCGCGTGGTCGTCGACGGGAAGTACGTCACCGGCGCCGGCGTCTCGGCCGGCATCGACCTGGCCCTGCGCCTGACCGAGCAGATCGCCGGCCCGGACGCCGCACAGCTGCGACAGCTGTCCATCGAGTACGCCCCCGAGCCGCCGTACGCCGCGGGCTCGCCGCACACCGCACCACCGCACGTGGTGCAGACGCTGCTGGACCGCAAGGACGCCTCCCTCAGCGGCGGAGCGGCCTGA
- the pcaC gene encoding 4-carboxymuconolactone decarboxylase, which translates to MTRYDDGMEVRREVLGAEHVDRATEGATDLTREFQELITEYAWGSVWTRPGLDRRSRSLITLTALVARGHHEELAMHLRAALRNGLTMDEIKETLLQTAIYCGVPDANTAFRIAQRVFEDE; encoded by the coding sequence ATGACCCGCTACGACGACGGCATGGAGGTGCGCCGCGAGGTCCTCGGCGCGGAGCACGTGGACCGCGCCACCGAGGGCGCCACGGACCTCACGCGGGAGTTCCAGGAGCTCATCACCGAGTACGCCTGGGGCTCGGTGTGGACCCGCCCCGGCCTGGACCGCCGCAGCCGCTCGCTCATCACGCTCACCGCGCTCGTCGCCCGCGGGCACCACGAGGAGCTGGCCATGCACCTGCGCGCGGCGCTGCGCAACGGCCTCACCATGGACGAGATCAAGGAGACCCTGCTGCAGACCGCGATCTACTGCGGGGTCCCCGACGCCAACACCGCCTTCCGCATCGCCCAGCGGGTGTTCGAGGACGAGTGA
- a CDS encoding alpha/beta fold hydrolase produces MTTLVLGPSLGTTPATCWGPTAELLHEDVDVVAWELPTGPDPVTVEDLATRLLERVDGPFLYAGDSVGGQVGLQLCLDAPDRVLGAVLCCTAARIGTEESWAERIAQVRVSGTASLVTATAARWFGPGFLEREPERASALLHTLRESDDEGYVAVCGALAAYDVRERLGEIAVPVVAVAGEHDPTCPPEAVRAIADGVQRGRLVVLDGVGHQAPAEAPEAVAALIRELAQEVGA; encoded by the coding sequence GTGACCACCCTCGTCCTCGGCCCCTCGCTGGGCACCACCCCCGCCACCTGCTGGGGCCCGACCGCGGAGCTGCTCCACGAGGACGTCGACGTGGTGGCCTGGGAGCTGCCGACCGGCCCGGATCCGGTGACGGTCGAGGACCTCGCCACCCGGCTGTTGGAGCGGGTGGACGGCCCGTTCCTCTACGCCGGCGACTCGGTCGGCGGTCAGGTCGGGCTGCAGCTGTGCCTGGACGCGCCCGACCGGGTGCTCGGCGCGGTGCTGTGCTGCACCGCCGCGCGCATCGGCACCGAGGAGAGCTGGGCCGAGCGGATCGCCCAGGTCCGCGTGTCCGGCACCGCCTCGCTGGTGACCGCCACCGCCGCGCGCTGGTTCGGCCCCGGCTTCCTCGAGCGCGAGCCCGAGCGCGCGTCGGCGCTGCTGCACACGCTGCGCGAGAGCGACGACGAGGGCTACGTCGCGGTCTGCGGCGCGCTCGCGGCGTACGACGTCCGCGAGCGGCTGGGGGAGATCGCCGTCCCGGTCGTCGCCGTGGCCGGCGAGCACGACCCGACGTGCCCGCCCGAGGCGGTGCGCGCGATCGCCGACGGCGTCCAGCGCGGCCGCCTCGTGGTCCTCGACGGCGTCGGCCACCAGGCGCCGGCCGAGGCACCCGAGGCCGTGGCCGCCCTCATCCGCGAGCTCGCCCAGGAGGTAGGAGCATGA
- a CDS encoding lyase family protein: protein MSELFWPGAHRAGALFSERAFLEAMVAVESAWIDAELTVPEGALDVESGGNPVIALVEALRTQHPGVHEGLTSQDVLDTALVLLLREAVAAVRRDLGRAVEAVDRLGAEHGRVEVQGRTLTQPALPITLGDRLRGWRAGLGEADADLGALTYPVQVGGPVGTTSEGRARLAERLGLADVPSWHTQRRAVTRAGDALVAATDACGHVARDVLAGSRDGTLSEASPGGSSSMPHKQNPVLSVLVRRAALTTPQLGATLHLAAADQLEERADGAWHAEWDTLRLLARRTAVAVSQTADLLTGLRVHP from the coding sequence GTGAGCGAGCTGTTCTGGCCGGGCGCGCACCGGGCCGGCGCCCTGTTCTCCGAGCGGGCCTTCCTGGAGGCCATGGTCGCCGTCGAGTCCGCCTGGATCGACGCAGAGCTGACCGTCCCCGAGGGCGCCCTGGACGTGGAGTCCGGCGGCAACCCGGTCATCGCGCTCGTCGAGGCCCTGCGCACGCAGCACCCCGGCGTGCACGAGGGGCTGACCAGCCAGGACGTGCTCGACACCGCGCTGGTGCTGCTGCTGCGCGAGGCGGTGGCCGCCGTACGACGAGACCTCGGGCGCGCGGTCGAGGCGGTGGACCGGCTGGGCGCCGAGCACGGCCGGGTGGAGGTGCAGGGCCGCACGCTGACCCAGCCGGCCCTGCCGATCACGCTCGGCGACCGGCTGCGCGGCTGGCGCGCCGGGCTGGGCGAGGCCGATGCAGACCTCGGGGCGCTGACCTACCCGGTGCAGGTCGGGGGGCCGGTCGGCACGACGAGCGAGGGCCGGGCCCGGCTGGCCGAGCGGCTCGGCCTGGCCGACGTGCCGTCCTGGCACACCCAGCGCCGGGCCGTCACCCGAGCCGGGGACGCGCTGGTCGCGGCCACCGACGCCTGCGGCCACGTGGCCCGCGACGTGCTGGCCGGGTCGCGCGACGGCACCCTGAGCGAGGCCTCGCCCGGCGGGTCGTCGTCGATGCCGCACAAGCAGAACCCGGTGCTCTCGGTCCTCGTGCGCCGCGCGGCCCTGACCACCCCTCAGCTCGGCGCGACGCTGCACCTGGCGGCCGCCGACCAGCTCGAGGAGCGCGCCGACGGCGCCTGGCACGCCGAGTGGGACACCCTGCGGCTGCTCGCGCGGCGCACCGCCGTCGCGGTGAGCCAGACCGCCGACCTCCTGACCGGACTGCGAGTGCACCCGTGA
- a CDS encoding peptidase associated/transthyretin-like domain-containing protein has translation MSELHPTAGQTVGPFFGFALPYDGAADLVPAGSPGARRLSGVVRDGAGDPVPDALLELTVTAVGGERLWGRAATDAEGRYAFTVPEPDGAFLGLTVFARGLLNRLFTRVYLPGAGDAFLAGLAEDRRPTLVARAVEEGYAFDVHLQGDDETVFLTYPRHLR, from the coding sequence ATGAGTGAGCTGCACCCGACCGCGGGGCAGACGGTCGGCCCCTTCTTCGGCTTCGCGCTGCCGTACGACGGCGCGGCGGACCTGGTGCCCGCCGGCAGCCCCGGCGCGCGGCGGCTGAGCGGGGTGGTGCGCGACGGCGCGGGCGACCCGGTGCCGGACGCGCTGCTCGAGCTCACGGTGACCGCGGTCGGTGGTGAGCGGCTCTGGGGACGGGCGGCCACCGACGCCGAGGGGCGCTACGCGTTCACGGTGCCGGAGCCGGACGGCGCGTTCCTGGGACTGACCGTGTTCGCGCGGGGGCTGCTCAACCGGCTGTTCACCCGGGTCTACCTACCCGGTGCCGGCGACGCGTTCCTGGCGGGCCTGGCCGAGGACCGGCGTCCCACGCTGGTGGCGCGGGCCGTCGAGGAGGGGTACGCCTTCGACGTGCACCTGCAGGGCGACGACGAGACGGTGTTCCTGACCTATCCCCGGCACCTGCGGTGA
- the pcaH gene encoding protocatechuate 3,4-dioxygenase subunit beta: MTGPTELTQDDVTAEIAEIAAGRTGSETQPRLDYPPYRSSLLRHPTKAPVQVDPEGLELWAPVFGERGLDPSEADLTVQHDGEAVGERMVVTGRVLDGDGRPVREQLVEVWQANAAGRYRHERDQHPAPLDPHFTGAGRCLTDADGTYRFTTIKPGPYPWRNHRNAWRPAHIHFSLFGTEFTQRMVTQMYFPGDPLFPLDPIYQSVVDPAAQARLVATYDHDVTEPEWCTGYRWDIVLTGPHATLMEASDE; this comes from the coding sequence ATGACCGGACCGACCGAGCTGACCCAGGACGACGTCACCGCCGAGATCGCCGAGATCGCGGCGGGCCGCACCGGGAGCGAGACGCAGCCGCGGCTGGACTACCCGCCATACCGCTCCTCGCTGCTGCGCCACCCGACCAAGGCGCCGGTGCAGGTCGACCCGGAGGGGTTGGAGCTGTGGGCGCCGGTGTTCGGCGAGCGCGGGCTCGACCCGAGCGAGGCCGACCTGACCGTGCAGCACGACGGGGAGGCGGTGGGGGAGCGGATGGTGGTGACCGGGCGGGTGCTGGACGGCGACGGCCGGCCGGTGCGCGAGCAGCTGGTCGAGGTGTGGCAGGCGAACGCCGCGGGGCGCTACCGGCACGAGCGCGACCAACACCCGGCGCCGCTGGACCCGCACTTCACAGGGGCCGGCCGGTGCCTGACCGACGCGGACGGCACCTACCGGTTCACCACGATCAAGCCGGGGCCCTACCCGTGGCGCAACCACCGCAACGCCTGGCGCCCGGCGCACATCCACTTCTCGCTGTTCGGCACGGAGTTCACCCAGCGGATGGTGACCCAGATGTACTTCCCGGGCGACCCGTTGTTCCCGCTCGACCCGATCTACCAGTCCGTGGTCGACCCGGCCGCGCAGGCGCGGCTGGTGGCCACCTATGACCACGACGTGACCGAGCCGGAGTGGTGCACCGGCTACCGCTGGGACATCGTGCTCACCGGTCCGCACGCCACGCTGATGGAGGCCTCCGATGAGTGA
- a CDS encoding 4-hydroxybenzoate 3-monooxygenase, producing MTSTRTQVAVVGGGPAGLVVSHLLHTAGIESVVLDTRDVEEIATTHRAGILEQDSVRLLTETGVYAAGAERVLTDGDRHEGVFLRFGGESHRVDFEALVGASVWLYPQTEVFVDLHAARTRDGGDLRYGVSDTAVHDLGGRRPRVTYRDTGGAEHEVVADLVVGADGSRSASRDLVAAPERWSRTYPFAWFGILCEAPKSAPELVYTRSERGFALISQRTESVQRMYFQCDPDEDPDAWSDDRIWSELQARVAGSDGFALQEGPVLERTVLPFRSFVQAPMRSGPLLLAGDAAHTVPPTGAKGLNLALADARLLAEHVELALTKGDLDVLDGYTARALERVWRVQHFSYWMTAMLHLGADSTDFDERRQRAELAGLVSSEAGSTYLAEAYTGWPTR from the coding sequence GTGACCAGCACGCGCACCCAGGTGGCGGTCGTCGGTGGGGGACCGGCCGGGCTGGTCGTCTCGCACCTGCTGCACACGGCGGGGATCGAGTCGGTGGTCCTCGACACCCGCGACGTCGAGGAGATCGCCACGACGCACCGGGCGGGGATCCTCGAGCAGGACAGCGTGCGGCTGCTGACCGAGACCGGGGTGTACGCCGCGGGCGCGGAGCGGGTGCTCACCGACGGCGACCGGCACGAGGGCGTGTTCCTGCGCTTCGGCGGGGAGAGCCACCGGGTGGACTTCGAGGCGCTGGTCGGGGCGTCGGTGTGGCTCTACCCGCAGACCGAGGTGTTCGTCGACCTGCACGCCGCGCGGACCCGCGACGGCGGGGACCTGCGCTACGGCGTCAGCGACACGGCCGTGCACGACCTGGGCGGCCGCCGCCCGCGGGTGACCTACCGCGACACCGGTGGCGCGGAGCACGAGGTGGTGGCCGACCTGGTGGTGGGCGCGGACGGCTCGCGCAGTGCGAGCCGGGACCTGGTGGCCGCGCCGGAGCGGTGGTCGCGGACCTACCCCTTCGCGTGGTTCGGGATCCTCTGCGAGGCGCCGAAGAGCGCCCCGGAACTGGTCTACACCCGCTCCGAGCGCGGCTTCGCGCTCATCAGCCAGCGCACCGAGTCGGTGCAGCGGATGTACTTCCAGTGCGACCCGGACGAGGATCCCGATGCGTGGTCCGACGACCGGATCTGGAGCGAGCTGCAGGCGCGGGTGGCCGGGTCCGACGGGTTCGCGCTGCAGGAGGGACCGGTCCTCGAGCGGACGGTGCTGCCGTTCCGCAGCTTCGTGCAGGCGCCGATGCGCTCGGGGCCGCTGCTGCTGGCCGGCGACGCCGCGCACACCGTCCCGCCGACCGGCGCCAAGGGGCTCAACCTGGCCCTGGCCGACGCCCGCCTGCTCGCCGAGCACGTCGAGCTGGCGCTGACCAAGGGCGACCTCGACGTCCTCGACGGCTACACCGCTCGTGCGCTGGAGCGGGTCTGGAGGGTGCAGCACTTCTCCTACTGGATGACCGCGATGCTGCACCTCGGCGCCGACAGCACCGACTTCGACGAGCGTCGCCAGCGGGCCGAGCTGGCCGGCCTCGTCTCCTCCGAGGCCGGGTCGACGTACCTGGCCGAGGCCTACACGGGGTGGCCCACGCGATGA
- a CDS encoding amidohydrolase family protein, whose protein sequence is MTELADRPAEAAAVPTRYRLVDCDVHPIMKGGLAELRPYLSRAEQRRLGLDERRNLTTTGHREAVSIPRNTVYVNQAGVLRDDARAEDGSAPGADPAHTARQLLDGNGIDRAVLIGGEVLGLGAMPDPDAAAIIAAAYNQWLADTWLSADERYRGTLVVGAQDPQQAAAEIRRRAGADERFVAVLLPLTDRLLGERHHYPIFEAAAELGLPITLHPNSGEGIFRTSPSMAAGTPTYYVEWHTGLSQVFQATLISLVCQGVFERFPGLKVVLTEGGLGWIPDVLWRLDKNVKGLRDEVPWIRRLPSEYVFDHVRFTTQPLPEPKRRSHLHVLCEIAQAERTLMFSSDYPHWDFDDPRHALTQLPAEIRSRVQSENAVETYGDRL, encoded by the coding sequence ATGACCGAACTCGCGGACCGGCCCGCCGAGGCCGCCGCCGTCCCCACCCGTTACCGGCTCGTCGACTGCGACGTGCACCCGATCATGAAGGGCGGGCTGGCCGAGCTCCGCCCGTACCTCTCCCGGGCCGAGCAGCGCCGGCTCGGCCTCGACGAGCGGCGCAACCTGACCACCACCGGTCACCGCGAGGCGGTGTCGATCCCGCGCAACACCGTCTACGTCAACCAGGCCGGGGTGCTGCGCGACGACGCCCGGGCCGAGGACGGCTCGGCGCCCGGCGCGGACCCGGCACACACCGCCCGGCAGCTGCTGGACGGCAACGGCATCGACCGCGCGGTGCTCATCGGCGGCGAGGTGCTGGGGCTGGGCGCCATGCCCGACCCGGACGCCGCCGCGATCATCGCCGCGGCGTACAACCAGTGGCTGGCCGACACCTGGCTCTCCGCCGACGAGCGCTACCGCGGCACGCTGGTCGTCGGGGCCCAGGACCCGCAGCAGGCGGCCGCGGAGATCCGGCGGCGTGCCGGCGCCGACGAGCGCTTCGTGGCGGTGCTGCTGCCGCTGACCGACCGGCTGCTCGGCGAGCGGCACCACTACCCGATCTTCGAGGCCGCGGCCGAGCTCGGGCTCCCGATCACGCTGCACCCCAACTCCGGCGAGGGCATCTTCCGGACCTCGCCGTCGATGGCCGCCGGCACCCCGACGTACTACGTGGAGTGGCACACCGGGCTGAGCCAGGTCTTCCAGGCCACGCTCATCAGCCTGGTCTGCCAGGGCGTCTTCGAGCGGTTCCCCGGGCTCAAGGTCGTGCTCACCGAGGGCGGTCTCGGCTGGATCCCCGACGTGCTCTGGCGCCTGGACAAGAACGTCAAGGGCCTGCGGGACGAGGTGCCGTGGATCCGGCGGCTGCCCAGCGAGTACGTCTTCGACCACGTCCGCTTCACGACCCAGCCGCTGCCCGAGCCCAAGCGCCGCAGCCACCTGCACGTGCTGTGCGAGATCGCCCAGGCCGAGCGCACGCTGATGTTCAGCTCGGACTACCCGCACTGGGACTTCGACGACCCCCGCCACGCCCTGACCCAGCTGCCGGCCGAGATCCGGTCGCGGGTGCAGTCGGAGAACGCGGTGGAGACCTACGGCGACCGTCTCTGA
- a CDS encoding Rieske (2Fe-2S) protein: MDVRVGTVEEVRAEGCRIVDVGGRPVGVISVGEDFYAVSDRCPHMGASMCTGSLSGTFVAAAPHELVYGRDDRVLRCPWHGWEFDLETGRSLLEPRRYGLRTFEVSTRDGDVVLHA; the protein is encoded by the coding sequence GTGGACGTACGGGTGGGGACGGTCGAGGAGGTCCGCGCCGAGGGCTGCCGGATCGTCGACGTGGGTGGTCGGCCGGTGGGGGTGATCAGCGTCGGCGAGGACTTCTACGCCGTCAGCGACCGCTGCCCGCACATGGGCGCCTCGATGTGCACCGGGTCCCTCAGCGGCACCTTCGTCGCGGCCGCGCCGCACGAGCTGGTCTACGGCCGCGACGACCGGGTGCTGCGCTGTCCCTGGCACGGCTGGGAGTTCGACCTGGAGACCGGGCGCTCGCTGCTCGAGCCCCGGCGCTACGGGCTGCGCACCTTCGAGGTCTCCACGCGCGACGGCGACGTCGTGCTGCACGCCTAG
- a CDS encoding RbsD/FucU family protein: MLKAIDPLLSAELLGHLAAMGHGDALALVDRNFPAASTAQRLVVLPGVDVATAARAVLTLFPVDTFEEPAVLRMGAVGDEDTVLPVHADLQAEVDAAEGRPVPSAGVARFAFYERARAAYLTVATTEDRPYGCFLLTKGVV, encoded by the coding sequence GTGCTCAAGGCGATCGACCCGCTGCTGAGCGCGGAGCTGCTCGGCCACCTGGCGGCCATGGGCCACGGCGACGCGCTGGCGCTGGTCGACCGCAACTTCCCGGCCGCCTCCACCGCGCAGCGGCTGGTGGTCCTGCCCGGGGTGGACGTCGCGACCGCGGCCCGGGCCGTGCTGACGCTCTTCCCGGTCGACACCTTCGAGGAGCCCGCCGTGCTGCGGATGGGCGCGGTCGGCGACGAGGACACCGTGCTGCCGGTGCACGCCGATCTGCAGGCCGAGGTGGACGCCGCCGAGGGCCGGCCCGTCCCGTCGGCGGGCGTGGCGCGCTTCGCCTTCTACGAGCGCGCCCGCGCGGCGTACCTCACCGTGGCCACGACCGAGGACCGGCCCTACGGCTGCTTCCTGCTGACCAAGGGCGTCGTCTGA